In Ptychodera flava strain L36383 chromosome 17, AS_Pfla_20210202, whole genome shotgun sequence, one genomic interval encodes:
- the LOC139115785 gene encoding mitochondrial nicotinamide adenine dinucleotide transporter SLC25A51-like: MPNGNSVVQEEATWTERSLHKPTGNADMHPREYFSIRHDDNTYKAITPKENSSLEFLCGWMAAFINITVTFPMNKLMFRQQLHGIKCWRAMKQLQNEGLVNLYRGLLPPLMQKTASVSLMFGLYDYFQKVIRSHNPSLSLPVTQGMAALLAGTTEAALTPFERVQTLLQDHRHMKNFNNTIHAFRVLRPYGIGEYYRGLTPILIRNGPSNICFFGLRGHFKSALPEPSSQIGHTINDFLSGAMLGAMLGTVFYPINVVKTRMQVRLGGRHQSTFRTLQVIWKERGRSMRRMFYGVQINFTRSLVSWGIINASYELIKKTFFS, translated from the exons ATGCCTAACGGAAACAGCGTTGTGCAGGAGGAGGCAACCTGGACAGAGCGGTCGTTGCACAAACCGACTGGGAATGCCGACATGCACCCCCGCGAGTATTTTAGCATCCGACATGATGATAACACATATAAGGCAATTACACCGAAGGAAAACTCATCCCTTGAATTCCTGTGCGGGTGGATGGCAGCCTTTATCAACATCACTGTAACATTTCCGATGAACAAACTGATGTTCCGTCAGCAGCTTCATGGAATAAAATGCTGGCGTGCCATGAAGCAGCTTCAAAATGAAGGCCTGGTGAACTTGTACCGGGGACTTCTACCTCCGCTCATGCAAAAGACGGCATCGGTTTCTCTGATGTTTGGGCTGTACGATTACTTCCAGAAGGTTATCCGTAGTCATAATCCATCGCTATCACTTCCGGTTACTCAGGGAATGGCTGCACTGCTAGCAG GTACGACAGAGGCAGCTTTGACTCCATTTGAACGTGTACAAACCCTGCTTCAAGACCACAGGCACatgaaaaacttcaacaacACAATACATGCCTTCAGAGTGCTGCGTCCATATGGAATAGGGGAATATTATCGTGGACTCACACCGATTCTCATTCGTAACGGCCCCAGTAACATCTGCTTCTTTGGACTACGAGGGCACTTCAAGTCAGCTCTGCCGGAGCCCTCCAGCCAAATTGGACATACTATCAATGATTTCTTAAGTGGTGCTATGCTCGGTGCCATGCTGGGTACGGTCTTTTACCCCATCAATGTTGTGAAGACCCGGATGCAAGTTCGTCTCGGCGGAAGGCACCAGTCGACTTTCAGGACATTGCAGGTCATTTGGAAAGAGCGTGGTCGCAGCATGCGGCGGATGTTCTACGGCGTGCAGATCAATTTCACAAGGTCACTGGTTTCATGGGGTATCATCAATGCATCCTATGAGCTCATCAAGAAAACATTTTTCTCGTAA